Proteins encoded by one window of Streptomyces sp. ALI-76-A:
- a CDS encoding CU044_5270 family protein, translating into MNQLPEQDLPPGRHQLLKEHLMTEIRRTEPLPERKRKPWLRPVLVTTAVATVAAVTLVLLPADDGTGANARPPSRATVALLEDIALAAEHEQPSYGKVRDDQFVYLDSQVSNAEAADGEFTVRPLHRLEMWMSVDGLHTGMGREAGREDWDLPTDVKPGGEGWEISPAYNHVKTLPTDADGMYRYLYETAPKYSGQERYQAMFVLAADLLRQSIMPAEQSAALFRAVARIPGVTMIENATDAAGRHGVAIARKDPDNPSRDEWIFDKETHEFLGERSVATDDIADVEEGTVISDTAVLRRAVVDRAGQRP; encoded by the coding sequence ATGAACCAGCTTCCCGAGCAGGACCTTCCGCCGGGCCGTCACCAACTCCTCAAGGAGCATCTGATGACCGAGATCCGGCGCACCGAGCCGCTGCCCGAGCGGAAGCGGAAGCCCTGGCTGCGGCCCGTGCTCGTGACGACAGCCGTGGCCACCGTGGCCGCCGTCACCCTCGTCCTCCTGCCGGCGGACGACGGGACCGGGGCGAACGCGCGACCGCCCAGCAGGGCCACCGTCGCCCTGCTGGAGGACATCGCGCTGGCCGCCGAGCACGAGCAGCCGTCGTACGGGAAGGTCCGGGACGACCAGTTCGTGTACCTGGACAGCCAGGTGTCGAACGCGGAGGCGGCCGACGGGGAGTTCACCGTCAGGCCGCTGCACCGGCTGGAGATGTGGATGTCGGTGGACGGTCTGCACACCGGAATGGGGCGGGAGGCGGGGCGGGAGGACTGGGACCTGCCGACCGACGTCAAGCCGGGCGGTGAGGGCTGGGAGATCTCTCCCGCCTACAACCACGTGAAGACCCTGCCCACCGACGCCGACGGGATGTACCGCTACCTGTACGAGACGGCCCCGAAGTACAGCGGCCAGGAGCGGTACCAGGCCATGTTCGTACTGGCCGCGGACCTGCTGCGGCAGTCGATCATGCCTGCGGAGCAGAGCGCCGCCCTGTTCCGGGCCGTCGCCCGGATTCCCGGGGTGACGATGATCGAGAATGCCACGGACGCCGCCGGACGCCATGGCGTCGCCATCGCGCGCAAGGACCCCGACAACCCGAGCCGGGACGAGTGGATCTTCGACAAGGAGACCCACGAGTTCCTCGGGGAGCGCAGTGTGGCCACGGACGACATCGCGGACGTGGAGGAGGGCACGGTCATCTCCGACACCGCGGTGCTCCGCCGCGCGGTCGTCGACCGCGCGGGTCAGCGGCCCTGA
- a CDS encoding nucleoside deaminase has translation MDPLHEATARTWLADALEEARAGLAEGGIPVGAALHGADGTLLGRGRNRRVQDDDPSAHAETAAFRAAGRQRSYRGTTMVTTLSPCWYCSGLVRQFGISRVVIGEAATFHGGHDWLAEHGVQIVLLDDPECAGMMRDFIRGHPALWNEDIGE, from the coding sequence ATGGACCCCTTGCATGAGGCGACGGCACGTACCTGGCTCGCGGACGCCCTCGAGGAGGCCCGCGCCGGCCTCGCCGAGGGCGGTATCCCCGTCGGCGCCGCCCTCCACGGCGCCGACGGCACGCTCCTCGGCCGCGGCCGCAACCGCCGCGTCCAGGACGACGACCCCTCGGCGCACGCGGAGACGGCCGCCTTCCGGGCGGCGGGACGGCAGCGGTCGTACCGGGGGACGACGATGGTGACCACCCTCTCCCCGTGCTGGTACTGCTCCGGCCTGGTCCGCCAGTTCGGCATCTCGCGGGTGGTGATCGGCGAGGCGGCCACCTTCCACGGCGGCCACGACTGGCTGGCGGAGCACGGCGTCCAGATCGTGCTGCTCGACGATCCCGAGTGCGCCGGCATGATGCGCGACTTCATCAGGGGCCACCCGGCGCTGTGGAACGAGGACATCGGTGAGTGA
- a CDS encoding CDP-alcohol phosphatidyltransferase family protein, with protein sequence MVAAPVLEELREVCQPQAKLASRNGEHWAGRLYMRRVSLRFTRQLVRTPVTPDQLTWTMVVCGVASGAALMIPGLTGAVLAVVLMQLFLLFDCVDGEVARWKGQNSAAGIYVDRLGAYLADAALLAGAGYRAAESGVGGWLSVGIATALGVVLLKASTDLVDVARARRGLGVVDDESTRPRSQGVAAVRRLAAAFKIHRVTNGIEASLVLLVAAVADQVTGGIEPTRWALGALAVITWVMVPAHLLSILSSSRLR encoded by the coding sequence ATGGTTGCCGCTCCGGTTCTGGAGGAGCTGCGGGAGGTGTGTCAGCCGCAGGCCAAGCTGGCGAGCCGGAACGGCGAGCACTGGGCGGGGCGGCTGTACATGCGGCGGGTCTCGCTGCGGTTCACCCGGCAGTTGGTGCGCACGCCCGTCACCCCGGACCAGCTGACCTGGACGATGGTGGTGTGCGGCGTCGCCTCCGGGGCCGCGCTGATGATCCCCGGGCTGACCGGTGCCGTGCTGGCCGTCGTCCTGATGCAGCTCTTCCTCCTCTTCGACTGCGTGGACGGCGAGGTCGCCCGCTGGAAGGGACAGAACAGCGCGGCCGGGATATACGTGGACCGGCTGGGCGCCTACCTGGCGGACGCCGCGCTGCTGGCGGGCGCCGGTTACCGGGCCGCCGAGTCGGGCGTGGGCGGCTGGCTGTCCGTCGGGATCGCCACCGCCCTGGGAGTCGTGCTGCTGAAGGCCTCCACCGACCTCGTCGACGTGGCCCGGGCCCGGCGCGGACTGGGCGTCGTCGACGACGAGTCGACCCGGCCGCGCTCGCAGGGCGTGGCGGCGGTACGGCGGCTCGCGGCCGCATTCAAGATCCACCGGGTCACGAACGGCATCGAGGCGTCCCTGGTCCTGCTGGTGGCCGCCGTCGCCGACCAGGTGACCGGCGGCATCGAGCCGACCCGCTGGGCGCTCGGCGCGCTGGCCGTCATCACGTGGGTGATGGTGCCGGCCCACCTGCTGTCGATCCTGTCGTCGTCGCGGCTGCGGTGA
- a CDS encoding helix-turn-helix transcriptional regulator, with translation MSRRNADAGSGSGTSSAAVFGEVLKHFREAAALTQEGLAREIPCDRSHVARVEAGARVPQDTFAKKCDEVLGTGGVLMRMWGRIDWYPQVEHPDWFRRRAEMDEVAVALREYQERVVPGLLQTEDYARALFSRLVSGDELEERVRARLSRQRRFLVDGGPFYAVVLDESCLRNVVGGPAVMRDQCAHLLSVGRRPNIHIQVAPADRIGLVRPSGSMSLIKMPDGHEWVYSESLDRGHFNGDPAGYARHSQTYDVLRADSPSAPESAVVIGDAMERYEHHEQPRSQRGDLDQEQPQRRQRRQLHRSRARFPRHRPRPRQQNP, from the coding sequence GTGAGCCGACGCAACGCCGACGCGGGATCGGGGAGCGGTACGAGTTCGGCCGCGGTGTTCGGCGAGGTGCTCAAGCACTTCCGCGAGGCCGCCGCGCTCACGCAGGAGGGGCTGGCGAGGGAGATCCCGTGCGACCGGTCGCACGTCGCCCGCGTGGAGGCGGGGGCGCGGGTCCCGCAGGACACGTTCGCGAAGAAGTGCGACGAGGTGCTGGGCACGGGTGGGGTGTTGATGCGGATGTGGGGGCGCATCGACTGGTATCCGCAGGTGGAGCATCCGGACTGGTTCCGGCGGCGGGCGGAGATGGACGAGGTGGCCGTTGCCTTGCGGGAATACCAGGAGCGGGTCGTTCCGGGGCTGTTGCAGACGGAGGACTACGCGCGTGCCCTGTTCTCGCGACTCGTGAGCGGTGACGAGTTGGAGGAACGCGTTCGAGCACGACTGAGCCGACAGCGGCGGTTCCTGGTCGACGGCGGCCCGTTCTACGCCGTGGTCCTGGACGAAAGTTGTCTGCGCAACGTGGTGGGCGGGCCGGCCGTCATGCGAGATCAGTGTGCTCACCTGCTCAGCGTGGGGCGACGCCCCAATATCCATATCCAGGTGGCCCCGGCCGACCGCATCGGACTGGTCCGGCCCAGCGGCTCGATGTCGTTGATCAAAATGCCCGACGGGCATGAGTGGGTCTACTCGGAATCGCTTGACCGTGGCCATTTCAACGGCGATCCGGCCGGCTACGCGCGGCACAGCCAGACCTATGATGTGCTCAGGGCGGACTCTCCGTCAGCCCCTGAATCCGCCGTTGTGATCGGCGACGCGATGGAGAGGTACGAGCATCATGAACAGCCACGATCTCAGCGCGGCGACCTGGATCAAGAGCAGCCACAGCGACGCCAACGGCGGCAACTGCATCGAAGTCGCGCCCGGTTTCCCCGTCACCGTCCCCGTCCGAGACAGCAAAACCCCTGA
- a CDS encoding DUF397 domain-containing protein: MEVAPGFPVTVPVRDSKTPDGPVLFVGRRAWAAFTEGLRAPR, encoded by the coding sequence ATCGAAGTCGCGCCCGGTTTCCCCGTCACCGTCCCCGTCCGAGACAGCAAAACCCCTGACGGCCCGGTGCTGTTCGTAGGCCGTCGCGCCTGGGCGGCGTTCACCGAGGGGCTGCGGGCGCCGCGTTGA
- a CDS encoding PLD nuclease N-terminal domain-containing protein, with protein sequence MLRVLMFLVPLALSVYAFIDCISTKDEDVRYMPKPLWAVLVLVFPLAGSISWLIAGKQRHPAGAGGSSGSPWSRGGGQRWVAPDDNPEFLKDEDKKDQDKKDGGDNPKDG encoded by the coding sequence ATGCTCCGGGTACTGATGTTCCTCGTGCCACTGGCACTGAGCGTCTACGCGTTCATCGACTGCATCAGCACGAAGGACGAGGACGTGCGCTACATGCCCAAGCCGCTGTGGGCGGTCCTGGTGCTGGTGTTCCCGCTGGCCGGATCGATCTCCTGGCTCATCGCCGGGAAGCAGCGGCACCCGGCCGGCGCGGGCGGCTCCTCCGGTTCACCGTGGAGCCGGGGCGGCGGTCAGCGGTGGGTGGCGCCCGACGACAATCCCGAGTTCCTCAAGGACGAGGACAAGAAGGACCAGGACAAGAAGGACGGCGGCGACAACCCGAAGGACGGCTGA
- a CDS encoding menaquinone biosynthesis decarboxylase: MAYDDLRSLLRALEREGDLKRVKAEVDPYLEVGEIVDRVQKSGGPALLFENVKGSAMPLAMNVFGTDRRLLKALGLKSYAEISEKIGGLLRPELPQGFIGVREAFGKLGAMTHVPPKKVKPGDAPVQEVVLHGDDVDLDRLPALFTWPKDGGSFFNLGLTHTKDPESGIRNLGLYRLQRHDKRTIGMHWQIHKDSRNHYQVAARRGERLPVAIAFGCPPAVTYASTAPLPGDIDEYLFAGFIAGKRIEMVDCKTVPLQVPAQAEVVIEGWLEPGEMLPEGPFGDHTGFYTPQEPFPALKIDCVTMRKRPLLQSIVVGRPPTEDGPLGRATERFFLPLLKIIIPDIVDYHLPEAGGFHNCAIISIDKKYPKHAQKVMHAVWGAHMMSLTKLIVVVDADCDVHDLHEVAWRALGNTDYARDLSLVEGPVDHLDHASYQQFWGGKAGIDATRKWPEEGYTRDGGWPDMVESDPQTAAKVDRRWKEYGL; the protein is encoded by the coding sequence ATGGCTTATGACGATCTTCGTTCCCTGCTCAGGGCCCTGGAGCGCGAGGGCGACCTCAAGCGCGTCAAGGCCGAGGTGGACCCGTATCTGGAGGTCGGGGAGATCGTCGACCGGGTCCAGAAGTCCGGCGGTCCGGCACTGCTCTTCGAGAACGTGAAGGGCTCCGCCATGCCCCTCGCGATGAACGTCTTCGGGACCGACCGGCGGCTGCTGAAGGCGCTGGGCCTGAAGTCGTACGCCGAGATCTCCGAGAAGATCGGCGGGCTGCTGCGTCCCGAGCTGCCGCAGGGGTTCATCGGCGTGCGCGAGGCCTTCGGGAAGCTCGGCGCGATGACGCACGTACCGCCGAAGAAGGTGAAGCCGGGCGACGCGCCCGTGCAGGAGGTCGTGCTGCACGGCGACGACGTCGACCTCGACCGGCTGCCCGCCCTGTTCACCTGGCCGAAGGACGGCGGCTCCTTCTTCAACCTGGGGCTCACCCACACCAAGGACCCGGAGAGCGGGATCCGCAACCTCGGGCTCTACCGCCTCCAGCGGCACGACAAGCGCACGATCGGCATGCACTGGCAGATCCACAAGGACAGCCGCAACCACTACCAGGTCGCGGCGCGGCGGGGCGAGCGGCTCCCGGTCGCCATCGCCTTCGGCTGTCCGCCCGCCGTCACCTACGCCTCCACGGCTCCGCTGCCCGGTGACATCGACGAGTACCTCTTCGCCGGGTTCATCGCCGGCAAGCGGATCGAGATGGTGGACTGCAAGACCGTGCCGCTCCAGGTCCCGGCGCAGGCGGAGGTGGTGATCGAGGGCTGGCTGGAGCCGGGCGAGATGCTGCCCGAGGGGCCCTTCGGCGACCACACCGGCTTCTACACCCCGCAGGAGCCCTTCCCCGCGCTGAAGATCGACTGCGTGACGATGCGGAAGCGGCCGCTGCTCCAGTCGATCGTCGTGGGCCGCCCCCCGACGGAGGACGGACCGCTGGGCCGGGCGACCGAGCGTTTCTTCCTGCCGCTTCTGAAGATCATCATTCCGGACATCGTGGACTACCACCTGCCCGAGGCCGGCGGCTTCCACAACTGCGCGATCATCTCGATCGACAAGAAGTACCCCAAGCACGCCCAGAAGGTGATGCACGCGGTGTGGGGGGCCCACATGATGTCCCTCACCAAACTGATCGTGGTCGTCGACGCGGACTGCGACGTGCACGATCTGCACGAGGTGGCGTGGCGGGCGCTCGGCAACACGGACTACGCCCGGGACCTGTCCCTCGTCGAGGGCCCCGTCGACCATCTCGACCACGCCTCCTACCAGCAGTTCTGGGGCGGCAAGGCCGGCATCGACGCGACCAGGAAGTGGCCCGAGGAGGGCTACACCCGCGACGGCGGCTGGCCCGACATGGTGGAGTCCGATCCGCAGACGGCGGCGAAGGTCGACCGCCGCTGGAAGGAGTACGGACTGTGA
- the mqnP gene encoding menaquinone biosynthesis prenyltransferase MqnP, translating to MSSASAALPQPGRTKAFLRLVMIEHSVFALPFAYIAALTAMFQWDRNIHWGRLLLVTVCMVGLRTFAMAVNRIIDREIDARNPRTAHRELVTGAMSVKHAWTGALIALVVFLGSAALLNPLCLALAPIAVIPMVVYPYGKRFTNFPQAILGVAQAMGPIGGWLAITGEWSWDAVILGLAVGVWIGGFDLIYACQDVETDREIGVMSVPARFGIPAAVRGARVCHAVTTGLFVWYAVQTGAGVFFWLGLVIVAGAFVYEHSIVRPHDLSRLDRAFFSVNGFIGIALFGCALLDLLVRGLTV from the coding sequence GTGAGCAGCGCGTCGGCCGCCCTTCCGCAACCGGGGCGCACCAAGGCGTTCCTGCGCCTGGTGATGATCGAGCACTCGGTCTTCGCCCTGCCCTTCGCCTACATCGCCGCGCTCACCGCGATGTTCCAGTGGGACCGGAACATCCACTGGGGCAGGCTGCTGCTGGTCACCGTCTGCATGGTGGGCCTGCGCACCTTCGCGATGGCGGTCAACCGGATCATCGACCGCGAGATCGACGCCCGGAACCCGCGCACCGCGCACCGCGAGCTGGTGACGGGCGCGATGTCGGTGAAGCACGCCTGGACGGGCGCGCTGATCGCGCTGGTGGTCTTCCTCGGCTCGGCGGCCCTGCTGAACCCGCTGTGCCTGGCGCTGGCGCCCATCGCCGTGATCCCGATGGTGGTCTACCCGTACGGCAAGCGGTTCACGAACTTCCCGCAGGCCATACTCGGCGTCGCCCAGGCCATGGGCCCCATCGGCGGCTGGCTGGCGATCACCGGCGAGTGGTCCTGGGACGCGGTGATCCTGGGCCTCGCGGTCGGCGTCTGGATCGGCGGCTTCGACCTGATCTACGCCTGCCAGGACGTGGAGACCGACCGGGAGATCGGCGTCATGTCGGTGCCGGCCCGCTTCGGCATCCCGGCGGCGGTCCGGGGGGCGCGGGTCTGTCACGCGGTGACGACGGGACTGTTCGTCTGGTACGCGGTCCAGACGGGGGCGGGCGTCTTCTTCTGGCTGGGCCTGGTGATCGTGGCGGGCGCCTTCGTCTACGAGCACTCGATCGTCCGTCCGCACGACCTGTCCCGCCTCGACCGCGCGTTCTTCAGCGTCAACGGCTTCATCGGGATCGCCCTGTTCGGGTGCGCGCTGCTGGATCTGCTGGTGCGGGGACTGACCGTCTGA
- a CDS encoding nucleic acid/nucleotide deaminase domain-containing protein produces MRHTLNFPFSAAFEYLDDDGRKQIVTEVTGPGRPHPEELIWDRLAGQGVEPERVRRVYCELEPCMMPGHYCAVWLQRLFPHAAFSHSFDYGHTADSREEGLKELIVHAAQQGPR; encoded by the coding sequence GTGCGCCACACCCTCAACTTCCCCTTCTCCGCCGCCTTCGAGTACCTGGACGACGACGGGCGCAAGCAGATCGTCACCGAGGTGACCGGGCCGGGCCGTCCGCACCCGGAGGAACTGATCTGGGACCGGCTCGCCGGGCAGGGCGTCGAACCCGAGCGGGTGCGGCGCGTGTACTGCGAGCTGGAACCGTGCATGATGCCCGGCCACTACTGCGCCGTCTGGCTCCAGCGCCTCTTCCCGCACGCCGCGTTCAGCCACAGCTTCGACTACGGGCACACCGCCGACTCCCGCGAGGAGGGCCTCAAGGAGCTGATCGTGCACGCCGCGCAGCAGGGGCCGCGGTGA
- a CDS encoding UbiX family flavin prenyltransferase, with product MNAGETRRTPWIVGVSGASGTPYAAAVLRALLDAGESVDLVVSRASRLTLLDETGISFRDAHWRDDLREWLSRGADGKPGSFSVELDRVRHWSAGDLAAGPSSGSYPAKGMLVVPASTACVAGVALGLSKDLLQRAASVTLKERRPLVVAVREAPLGGQTLRHLVALDDAGASVVPASPGFYAGATHIQDLVDFVAGRVLDAAGVEHRLYRRWKGDLGGGSRTT from the coding sequence GTGAACGCAGGAGAAACGCGGCGGACGCCTTGGATCGTGGGGGTGTCAGGAGCGTCCGGTACGCCGTACGCGGCTGCTGTGCTGCGTGCGTTGCTGGACGCGGGGGAGAGTGTCGACCTGGTCGTCAGCAGGGCCTCGCGGCTCACCCTGCTCGACGAGACCGGGATCTCCTTCCGGGACGCGCACTGGCGGGACGACCTGCGGGAATGGTTGTCCAGAGGGGCCGACGGCAAGCCCGGAAGCTTCTCCGTGGAGCTCGACCGCGTACGGCACTGGAGCGCCGGGGACCTGGCGGCCGGGCCGTCCTCGGGGTCGTACCCCGCCAAGGGCATGCTCGTCGTGCCCGCGTCCACCGCGTGTGTCGCCGGTGTCGCGCTCGGGCTGTCGAAGGACCTGCTCCAGCGGGCCGCGAGCGTGACCCTCAAGGAACGGCGCCCGCTGGTCGTGGCCGTGCGGGAGGCCCCGCTGGGCGGACAGACGCTGCGGCACCTGGTCGCCCTGGACGACGCGGGCGCGAGCGTGGTGCCGGCCTCGCCCGGGTTCTACGCGGGGGCCACGCACATCCAGGACCTCGTCGACTTCGTCGCGGGACGGGTCCTCGACGCGGCGGGCGTCGAACACCGGCTGTACCGCCGCTGGAAGGGCGATCTCGGCGGCGGCTCGCGTACCACCTGA
- a CDS encoding Lrp/AsnC family transcriptional regulator codes for MDAVDRQLIQALRENGRASYAELGRLVGLSGPSVTDRINRLEAAGVITGYRATVDAASLGLGVIALIGISLSDAADHEDVAARLKDLSEIEDCWFIAGDDSFMLKVRATNVDGLEKIIRRLSGTKGVSRTRTTIVLSTKWENRVGELPEEV; via the coding sequence ATGGACGCGGTGGACAGGCAGCTCATCCAGGCCCTGAGGGAGAACGGCCGGGCCTCCTACGCGGAGCTGGGACGCCTCGTCGGACTGTCGGGACCCAGCGTCACCGACCGCATCAACCGGCTGGAGGCGGCCGGTGTCATCACCGGCTACCGCGCCACCGTGGACGCCGCCTCCCTCGGCCTCGGCGTCATCGCCCTGATCGGCATCTCGCTCTCCGACGCCGCCGACCACGAGGACGTGGCCGCCCGGCTGAAGGACCTCAGCGAGATCGAGGACTGCTGGTTCATCGCGGGCGACGACTCGTTCATGCTCAAGGTGCGGGCGACCAACGTCGACGGACTGGAGAAGATCATCCGACGGCTGTCCGGGACGAAGGGCGTCTCCCGCACCCGTACCACCATCGTGTTGTCCACCAAGTGGGAGAACCGGGTGGGTGAGCTGCCGGAAGAGGTCTAG
- the mqnE gene encoding aminofutalosine synthase MqnE, with protein sequence MDAGLKRELEDKVRAGERLTREDGIALYASDDLAWLGGLAHEVRTRKNGDVVHFNVNRHLNMTNVCTASCAYCSFQRKPGEKDAYTMRIEEAVKLAKAMEGENLTELHIVNGLHPNLPWRYYPRSLSELKKALPDVSLKAFTATEIHHFETISGLSASEILDELIDAGLESLTGGGAEIFDWEVRQHIVDHRTHWEDWSRIHRLAHEKGLKTPCTMLYGHIEEPRHRVDHVLRLRELQDETGGFQVFIPLRYQHDFVDVKDGKVRNRLQARTQMATGAEALKTFAVSRLLFDNVPHVKVFWVMHGVQTAQLALQHGADDMDGSVVEYKITHDADNYGTPNKLTREDLLDLIRDAGFRPVERNTRYEIIREYDGPDPARRESPQPMRV encoded by the coding sequence ATGGACGCCGGGCTCAAGCGCGAGCTGGAGGACAAGGTCCGGGCCGGTGAGCGGCTGACCCGCGAGGACGGCATCGCGCTGTACGCGTCGGACGACCTGGCCTGGCTCGGCGGCCTCGCGCACGAGGTGCGCACCCGCAAGAACGGTGACGTGGTCCACTTCAACGTCAACCGTCACCTCAACATGACGAACGTGTGCACCGCGTCCTGCGCGTACTGCTCCTTCCAGCGCAAGCCGGGAGAGAAGGACGCGTACACGATGCGGATCGAGGAGGCGGTCAAGCTCGCCAAGGCGATGGAGGGCGAGAACCTCACCGAGCTGCACATCGTCAACGGGCTGCACCCGAACCTGCCGTGGCGCTACTACCCGCGGTCGCTGAGCGAGCTGAAGAAGGCCCTGCCGGACGTCTCCCTGAAGGCGTTCACGGCGACGGAGATCCACCACTTCGAGACCATCTCGGGCCTGTCGGCGTCGGAGATCCTCGACGAGCTGATCGACGCGGGCCTGGAGTCCTTGACCGGCGGCGGGGCGGAGATCTTCGACTGGGAGGTCCGGCAGCACATCGTCGACCACCGCACCCACTGGGAGGACTGGTCGCGCATCCACCGGCTGGCGCACGAGAAGGGTCTGAAGACCCCGTGCACCATGCTGTACGGCCACATCGAGGAGCCCCGCCACCGTGTGGACCACGTGCTGCGGCTGCGTGAGCTCCAGGACGAGACCGGCGGCTTCCAGGTCTTCATCCCGCTGCGCTACCAGCACGACTTCGTCGACGTGAAGGACGGCAAGGTCCGCAACCGGCTCCAGGCGCGCACCCAGATGGCGACCGGCGCGGAGGCACTGAAGACCTTCGCGGTGTCGCGGCTGCTGTTCGACAACGTGCCGCACGTCAAGGTGTTCTGGGTGATGCACGGCGTGCAGACCGCGCAGCTCGCGCTCCAGCACGGCGCGGACGACATGGACGGGTCGGTCGTCGAGTACAAGATCACGCACGACGCCGACAACTACGGCACGCCGAACAAGCTGACCCGCGAGGACCTGCTCGACCTCATCCGCGACGCCGGCTTCCGGCCGGTGGAGCGGAACACGCGTTACGAGATCATCCGCGAGTACGACGGGCCCGACCCGGCGCGCCGGGAGTCGCCGCAGCCGATGCGGGTGTGA
- a CDS encoding UdgX family uracil-DNA binding protein (This protein belongs to the uracil DNA glycosylase superfamily, members of which act in excision repair of DNA. However, it belongs more specifically to UdgX branch, whose founding member was found to bind uracil in DNA (where it does not belong), without cleaving it, appears to promote DNA repair by a pathway involving RecA, rather than base excision.), with amino-acid sequence MVVTTSSEDAYDAGPFVPGRGGLAALRRAADGCRGCPLHRDATRTVFGAGAADARVMLVGEQPGDQEDRQGRPFVGPAGKLLDRALAEAGIDPGEAYVTNAVKHFKFTRAEPRKRRIHKAPTLREMTACGPWLAAELAVVEPELIVVLGATAGKALLGSSFRVTQVRGTVLEEQIHGRPERLVPTVHPSAVLRSDDREAAYQGLVGDLKVAARALG; translated from the coding sequence ATGGTGGTCACGACGTCGTCCGAGGACGCCTATGACGCCGGGCCGTTCGTACCCGGCCGTGGTGGTCTGGCCGCTCTGCGGCGCGCCGCCGACGGCTGCCGGGGCTGTCCGTTGCACCGGGACGCCACGCGGACGGTGTTCGGGGCGGGCGCGGCGGACGCCCGGGTGATGCTCGTGGGGGAGCAGCCCGGCGATCAGGAGGACCGGCAGGGCAGGCCGTTCGTCGGGCCGGCCGGCAAGCTGCTGGACCGGGCGCTGGCGGAGGCCGGCATCGATCCCGGCGAGGCGTATGTCACCAACGCCGTCAAGCACTTCAAGTTCACCCGGGCGGAGCCGCGCAAGCGCCGGATCCACAAGGCGCCGACCCTGCGCGAGATGACCGCGTGCGGGCCGTGGCTGGCCGCCGAGCTGGCCGTCGTGGAGCCCGAGCTGATCGTGGTGCTGGGCGCCACCGCCGGGAAGGCGCTGCTCGGGTCGTCGTTCCGGGTCACCCAGGTGCGCGGGACGGTGCTGGAGGAGCAGATCCACGGGCGCCCGGAGCGGCTGGTGCCGACCGTGCACCCGTCCGCGGTACTGCGCTCGGACGACCGCGAGGCCGCCTACCAGGGGCTGGTGGGGGACCTGAAGGTGGCGGCGCGGGCGCTCGGGTGA
- a CDS encoding GNAT family N-acetyltransferase has translation MPLTFTLDPAVNPTLRDGLLDLWTDVSNAGGAVGFVAPVTRDAIRPELVKHFAAMAEGRTRLLVGHDASGRVAAAAFLTHNTHRLMTHWVWLYTVMVHPRHQGKGYGRDLLAAAADAARTLGGVEAIRLTCRGGLGLERFYGSCGYKEVGRIPGAIRVAPGDDRDDIVMLLPLA, from the coding sequence ATGCCCCTTACTTTCACTCTCGATCCGGCCGTGAACCCCACCCTCAGGGACGGCCTCCTCGATCTGTGGACGGACGTCTCCAACGCGGGCGGCGCCGTCGGCTTCGTGGCGCCGGTGACCCGGGACGCGATCCGGCCGGAGCTGGTGAAGCACTTCGCGGCGATGGCCGAGGGGCGCACCCGGCTGCTCGTCGGGCACGACGCGTCGGGCCGGGTCGCCGCGGCGGCCTTCCTCACCCACAACACGCACCGGCTGATGACGCACTGGGTGTGGCTGTACACGGTGATGGTCCACCCGCGGCACCAGGGCAAGGGGTACGGCCGCGACCTGCTGGCCGCCGCCGCGGACGCGGCCCGCACCCTCGGCGGCGTCGAGGCGATCCGGCTCACCTGCCGGGGCGGCCTCGGCCTGGAGCGGTTCTACGGCTCCTGCGGCTACAAGGAGGTCGGCCGGATACCCGGCGCGATCCGGGTCGCGCCGGGCGACGACCGGGACGACATCGTCATGCTGCTGCCGCTGGCCTAG
- a CDS encoding DUF4229 domain-containing protein yields the protein MLRYTLMRLGIFVGCLVVVWGLVYSGVAPRGVGGSNGMWIVLLALVISAPISFVALRKERDRASMQVVQKVERVKANLEANRSQEDGVDDTARAQGQTS from the coding sequence ATGCTCCGCTACACACTGATGCGCCTCGGTATCTTCGTGGGCTGCCTCGTGGTCGTCTGGGGTCTCGTCTACTCCGGTGTCGCCCCCCGTGGCGTCGGCGGCTCCAACGGCATGTGGATCGTCCTGCTGGCCCTGGTGATCTCCGCGCCGATCAGCTTCGTGGCCCTGCGCAAGGAGCGCGACCGCGCCTCGATGCAGGTCGTGCAGAAGGTGGAGCGCGTCAAGGCCAACCTGGAGGCGAACCGCAGCCAGGAGGACGGGGTCGACGACACGGCGCGGGCCCAGGGCCAGACGTCGTAG